GAGGAGGTCGCAGGTCGCAAGCTCTTCTTTGATGCGGGCGGTTCGTTCGTTGTCGCCGAAGGCACTTTTCAGCGTGTCGAGCAGGCGGTTCGTCGTCATCAGTATGGCGCGGTGGCCGCGTTTGATAAGTGTGTGGACGATGGCACCTGCGAGGTGGGTCTTGCCTGTGCCGCAGCTGCCCGAGAGAAAGAGGCCGCGTGTGCCGGGAGTGAAATGATCGGCGAGGGCACGGCACGCTTGGTAGGCGGCTTTGTTGTCGTCGGTGACACGGTATGTGCTGAAGGTGCGCGTCTTGAAGCGGTCGCCGAGGTGGGACTGGCCGAAGAGCCGTTCGGTACGGCGGGCGATGCAGACTGCGTGATACTTTTCGCATCGACGAGTGACGGGGCGGATGATGCCGTCTTCGCGAATGAGCGTGCGCTGTCCGCAGGCGAGTACCTCATCGCCCTCTTTCGTGCAGTCGGCGCACGCCTTTTGGTCTTCCCATGCTCCGACGATCCAGTGACCGAGCCGCTCTTTTTCCTCCTCGGTGGCGTCAAGTCCGAGTGCATCCGAGGCCTCGTCAACGAGCGCGGCGAACGGGGTGCGATTTGCTTTTGTAAGGTGTAGTGGTGCTTTGTGTGATATAGAATTTTGTATTTCCGTCATAGTGGGGCTCCTTTTAGAGTGCTAAGGGGCTAACTTATCGGTTTATTCCTCTTAGCAATAAGCTATCATTAGCGTTCCACGCTTTTTGAAGCGGTGTAGTTCGTTA
The sequence above is drawn from the Selenomonadales bacterium genome and encodes:
- a CDS encoding ATP-binding protein — encoded protein: MTEIQNSISHKAPLHLTKANRTPFAALVDEASDALGLDATEEEKERLGHWIVGAWEDQKACADCTKEGDEVLACGQRTLIREDGIIRPVTRRCEKYHAVCIARRTERLFGQSHLGDRFKTRTFSTYRVTDDNKAAYQACRALADHFTPGTRGLFLSGSCGTGKTHLAGAIVHTLIKRGHRAILMTTNRLLDTLKSAFGDNERTARIKEELATCDLLVLDDIGAEHISDWAKSELFNLLNERYEMNKTTILTTNLSIDALTARLGKRTISRIAEMTDGIRIVSDDWRLRRHLERRPT